A region of Candidatus Dependentiae bacterium DNA encodes the following proteins:
- a CDS encoding ComEC/Rec2 family competence protein, whose product MKTSFDFFYAVPFPHVIATITVATALSILAILSGYWMAIPIAYAALFFYTAFEQKQHQSFVLILCMLFSTGAFLQIKQMRNNYNSQSELLHKSLTLQGVICQINNSSLAKEQTTILLHATSATNHELKESKISKNILIYAPTKRTFRLQEGQTIEISQIKLTKPEVGCEYESYLIKENIWASAFIASNKIIIKNDAGLPIHKRYFNLFTSQLSKRATSLFSPLFLGRREKNLDTVAMQHNSIYLGIAHHMARSGIHLVTIFGLLMTCLHYLRIRHSYRYFLGTLLSIGYFEITYPSISFVRALFMILFQMFSKMNKFTYSSIHALTTTTLIILMHNPLQILFLDFQLSFGVTYIIIWLFRAKYSKTVAFAPASFIRS is encoded by the coding sequence ATGAAAACTTCTTTTGACTTCTTTTACGCAGTTCCTTTTCCACATGTCATTGCAACAATAACCGTAGCAACGGCTCTATCAATTCTGGCAATACTTTCTGGCTACTGGATGGCAATCCCTATTGCCTATGCTGCGCTGTTTTTTTATACCGCATTTGAGCAAAAGCAGCACCAAAGCTTTGTTTTAATTTTATGCATGTTGTTTTCAACCGGTGCATTTTTACAAATCAAGCAAATGCGCAACAATTATAATTCTCAGAGCGAATTGCTACACAAGTCTCTCACCCTACAAGGGGTTATATGCCAAATAAATAATTCAAGCCTGGCAAAAGAACAAACAACAATTTTGTTGCACGCAACAAGCGCAACAAACCACGAATTAAAAGAATCAAAAATATCAAAAAATATTTTAATCTACGCACCAACCAAAAGAACTTTCCGGCTGCAAGAAGGGCAAACAATTGAAATAAGCCAGATAAAACTAACTAAGCCAGAAGTTGGATGCGAGTACGAATCGTACCTTATAAAAGAAAATATTTGGGCCTCTGCATTTATAGCATCAAACAAGATTATCATTAAAAATGATGCCGGGCTGCCAATCCATAAAAGATATTTTAATCTTTTTACATCACAGCTAAGCAAACGTGCCACTAGCCTTTTTAGCCCACTGTTTCTAGGAAGACGAGAAAAAAACTTAGATACTGTTGCAATGCAACACAACTCCATCTACCTTGGAATTGCGCATCATATGGCACGCTCCGGAATTCACCTAGTAACCATTTTTGGATTGCTCATGACATGCCTGCACTACCTAAGAATTAGGCACTCATATAGATATTTTCTGGGAACACTTCTATCAATTGGATACTTTGAAATAACCTACCCCAGCATTTCATTTGTTCGTGCTCTATTCATGATTCTTTTTCAAATGTTTAGCAAAATGAACAAGTTTACCTACTCAAGTATCCACGCCTTAACAACGACAACCTTAATAATTCTTATGCACAACCCGCTTCAAATTCTATTTCTAGATTTTCAGCTGAGCTTTGGGGTCACATACATTATCATATGGCTTTTTAGAGCTAAATACTCAAAAACAGTTGCCTTTGCTCCTGCAAGCTTTATACGATCCTAG
- a CDS encoding pitrilysin family protein, whose protein sequence is MKNIDKRVHKFTLSNGLTILVCPKKQSSKVSLQLWYNVGSKHEVNGEKGMAHFIEHMIFKGTKDLLTESDINMITQKLSGYANAFTSYDYTGYLFDLPVANWAKVLPVFADCMQNCTFDQEHMNSEVKAVIQELKMYRDDFSWTLADSLVTNIFESHPYHYPIIGYKQDLWSLQRQTLVNFYKKYYIPQNAALVIVGDIDVQDAFEQAQKAFGNIVRGADIEKPDFFVDEDLQAKSITIYRDVAQATCMLAFVLPGATAQKEFLYDLLAYLLTNGKGSRLHKILVDELEIAISIHAMSYDLFDREIFFIEFKPKKESGIDQIKEIILREISDLSENGIPDFELQRALKLAQVDYQDLLEDVQKQAYAIGKSFTATGDEQYPFTYCNYEKDDASNQVQSLLKEYFRPTLCHEGKIIQAPKSELGYLKKLQEDSDELDTKILFGKERTSDVVDGSYVHTINVEKLAKKPSPVAKKVTLKNGLQVLFHHNADVDLVECILSLKANHHHDPAGKHGIGYIVSKMMLEGSSAYPGSLFTQHAESYGISISSNPGQVLITMLSQDVSKGMELLGEIVKNATLSAESFDRIRSKTKSQLVQFWDTPTKCISQVASEKIYGNHPYGNMAWGSEQSLDSLTPQECVNYYKNMISPQEAILSIVGNFNPETLIESIENSLGSSWAGNLIADLDYPAILPVKKEEISIEKNRDQVAVVFAGLSVDRLDPLYDDLLVFNQILTGGMSSRLFDLREQSGLFYTIGGSVVSGSGKQPGMIFIKTIVSKDRLQEAQDAIANCLDSAVDTITDQEFDEAKEVVINTFPTLFDSNENMASTFLFLQKYELPENYFENRIDTIRAIDINRMKESVKKYLNSEKLVCVRIGRI, encoded by the coding sequence ATGAAAAATATAGATAAGCGAGTTCATAAATTTACCCTATCAAACGGCTTGACCATCTTGGTCTGCCCTAAAAAACAATCATCAAAAGTTTCGTTACAGCTTTGGTACAATGTCGGATCAAAGCATGAAGTAAATGGTGAAAAAGGAATGGCTCATTTTATTGAGCATATGATTTTTAAAGGCACTAAGGATTTGCTTACCGAGTCAGATATAAACATGATCACGCAGAAATTATCGGGGTATGCCAACGCTTTTACCTCTTATGATTACACTGGGTATCTGTTTGATCTTCCTGTTGCAAATTGGGCAAAGGTTTTACCTGTTTTTGCAGACTGCATGCAGAATTGTACTTTTGATCAAGAGCATATGAACTCTGAAGTCAAAGCAGTTATTCAAGAGCTTAAAATGTATCGAGATGATTTTTCTTGGACTCTTGCAGATAGTCTTGTAACCAACATTTTTGAGTCGCATCCGTATCACTACCCTATCATTGGGTACAAACAAGATTTATGGAGCTTGCAAAGACAAACACTCGTTAATTTTTATAAAAAATATTATATCCCGCAAAATGCTGCACTTGTAATAGTTGGTGATATTGATGTGCAAGATGCTTTCGAACAAGCGCAAAAAGCATTTGGAAACATTGTCAGAGGTGCAGACATTGAAAAGCCTGACTTTTTCGTTGATGAGGATTTGCAAGCAAAATCAATTACAATTTATCGAGATGTTGCGCAAGCAACTTGTATGTTGGCATTTGTTTTGCCTGGAGCTACGGCACAAAAAGAATTTTTGTATGATCTTTTGGCCTACCTGTTAACAAACGGAAAAGGATCTCGACTTCACAAAATTTTGGTTGATGAGCTTGAGATTGCAATCTCGATCCACGCTATGAGCTACGATTTATTCGATAGAGAAATTTTCTTTATCGAATTTAAGCCTAAAAAAGAATCAGGCATTGATCAAATTAAAGAAATTATCTTACGAGAAATCAGTGATTTGTCTGAAAACGGAATTCCTGATTTTGAGCTGCAAAGAGCGTTAAAGCTTGCACAAGTTGATTATCAAGACTTGCTTGAAGATGTGCAAAAACAAGCCTATGCAATTGGCAAATCTTTTACTGCAACGGGCGATGAACAGTATCCTTTTACCTATTGTAACTATGAAAAAGATGATGCTTCAAATCAGGTTCAAAGTCTTTTAAAAGAATATTTTAGACCGACTTTATGCCATGAGGGAAAAATCATACAAGCTCCAAAGTCAGAGCTTGGTTATTTGAAAAAACTACAAGAAGATTCTGATGAGCTTGACACTAAAATTTTATTTGGAAAAGAGCGCACATCAGATGTGGTTGATGGGTCATATGTCCATACCATTAATGTTGAAAAGCTAGCAAAAAAGCCCTCTCCTGTTGCAAAAAAAGTCACATTAAAAAATGGCTTACAGGTTCTCTTTCATCACAATGCTGATGTTGATTTGGTTGAATGCATTTTAAGCTTAAAGGCAAATCATCACCATGATCCAGCTGGAAAACACGGCATTGGGTATATAGTTTCTAAGATGATGCTCGAAGGCTCCTCTGCCTATCCAGGCTCTTTGTTTACCCAGCATGCTGAGTCGTATGGAATCTCAATTTCATCAAATCCAGGACAAGTGTTAATCACTATGCTTTCGCAAGATGTTTCAAAAGGAATGGAGCTTCTTGGTGAGATCGTTAAGAATGCAACATTAAGCGCTGAGAGCTTTGATAGAATAAGAAGCAAAACAAAGTCACAGCTTGTTCAATTTTGGGACACTCCGACCAAGTGTATTTCTCAGGTGGCCTCAGAAAAAATTTATGGCAATCATCCATACGGAAATATGGCCTGGGGTAGCGAGCAAAGTCTTGATAGTTTAACCCCTCAAGAATGCGTTAATTATTATAAAAATATGATTTCTCCCCAGGAGGCAATTTTATCAATTGTTGGAAATTTTAATCCAGAAACTCTTATTGAATCTATAGAAAATTCGCTCGGGTCTTCATGGGCTGGTAACCTCATAGCAGATTTGGATTATCCAGCTATTTTGCCGGTGAAAAAAGAAGAAATAAGCATTGAAAAAAACCGAGATCAAGTAGCTGTTGTTTTTGCTGGTTTGTCAGTTGATCGGCTCGATCCACTCTACGATGACTTGCTAGTTTTTAATCAAATTTTAACCGGTGGAATGAGCTCTAGATTATTTGATTTGCGTGAACAAAGCGGTCTTTTTTACACGATTGGCGGATCGGTTGTTTCTGGCTCGGGAAAACAGCCAGGTATGATTTTTATTAAAACAATTGTTTCAAAAGATCGTTTGCAAGAAGCTCAAGATGCCATAGCAAATTGTCTTGATAGTGCGGTTGATACGATTACAGATCAAGAATTTGATGAAGCAAAAGAAGTTGTTATAAATACGTTTCCGACGCTTTTTGATTCAAATGAAAACATGGCATCAACCTTCTTGTTTTTACAAAAGTATGAATTGCCTGAAAATTATTTTGAAAATCGAATTGATACCATTCGTGCAATCGATATCAATAGAATGAAAGAGTCTGTTAAGAAATATTTAAACAGTGAAAAATTAGTTTGCGTTAGAATCGGCAGAATTTAA
- a CDS encoding iron-sulfur cluster assembly scaffold protein, with protein MNNMNQDLYKQDLIDHSKNPRNYGILDGADFFSDEHNPSCGDSVKICGIIENGKIVEMRFEGSGCVLSMAMASKLTEFVVGMDLHEVAKLDEELVEKLLGTRLGLNRLRCGLLSVMALTKGASQYLEKNRSSASAL; from the coding sequence ATGAACAACATGAATCAAGATTTGTACAAACAAGACTTAATTGATCACTCTAAAAACCCTAGAAATTACGGTATTTTAGATGGAGCAGATTTTTTTTCAGATGAACACAACCCCTCCTGTGGCGACAGTGTTAAAATCTGTGGAATTATTGAAAATGGTAAAATAGTAGAAATGAGATTTGAGGGATCTGGATGCGTTTTAAGCATGGCCATGGCTTCAAAGCTTACAGAATTTGTCGTTGGAATGGATTTGCATGAAGTAGCGAAGCTCGATGAAGAGCTTGTTGAAAAATTGCTTGGAACAAGGCTTGGCTTAAATCGATTACGATGCGGACTTTTGTCTGTCATGGCTCTGACCAAGGGAGCAAGTCAATACTTGGAAAAAAATAGGTCTAGTGCTTCAGCTCTTTAA